TTGCTGCAGTTTGCATTGGTTTGAGTCAAAACTGAATAAGTTACATCTCGGACTTTAAATAATTTGTCAAAAactaaatctaaaaatataCTTCCCCTTTTTTCTCCGTAAAAACTACATCGAAAACTTCTACCCTGATTCCTCATACAGACCGTACTTCCATTTTTCCAGAATCACCCTGCTCAGTTTTCCCAAGGACGCTGTTGTCATAACCGAAGTGTACGTATACATTAAGCGAGATGTGTAATGCCAACTGTCACATCTGGAAGCGCGTCCCGTTCTGTGATGTGAGGATTACATGGACATATGTTCAGGCAGCACGTAGGAGATGTCGTCCCAGGGGTGGCGATACAAACCCTGTTTCAGCCTCTTCTGGTCCAGGTAATGTCCTAATGTAAGACAGACACTAGTTAGATTTAGGTTTTGTTTTAATCAAGACTTAGTGTAATGGCTCTGAATGGGACTCACCAATAAAGCCCATACTACGACCGAGGACAAAGATCCCATTTAGTGCACCGATCTCCACAAACTCGTCAGCCTCGTCTCTGGAACCAGATCAACATTCATGTGAGAAACAATACTGGACAGTGTGCTTGTTTTCAACACTCAAAACACAATACACTTTTGGCATCTGAATTTTTCAGTTTAATAAAGGGTTTATAACACTGTGATATAGTcgtaagtgtttattaatgtatttgtcaacaACTATAACTCCTCCTGTGGAAGCTTGTGTATTTACAGACAAGAAagtaaaacacagttgtaataatataaaaatatgtctTGCAGATTGATTCTTACCGTGTGAAGCCACCGCACGTCCTGAGCAGGTCCACAAAGGCAACACCGATAAAGCCGTCTACGTTGAGGATCAGGTTGGGTTTCTGAAAACAAGAAAGGAAATTAATTTAGCTAAATGTCAGAGGAATATCAGTAAGCTAACCAACTTGGCCAATTGTATGTAAAAAGGAGGAATGGTtcaaagtagagctgcaacaattaatcgattagttctcaaatattaaattaatctgcaactattttgataatccattaaagacatttgaggacgtcatcttgggctttgggaaaccctgatcaacatttttcaccattttatagaccaaacaactaaccgattaatcaagaaaatagtcGACCGTTTAATCATCAATGAAATCAATcggtagttgcagccctagtccaAAGATGTCacattgaaatgtgtgtttgtcagtaAAACTTTCTAAATGGAGGATTTGGACACCATGCAGGATCCTCTACTTATTTCATTGTCCTGATGGTGGCTTTTGTGACTCACCTGTCCTTCAAGAccatttgatttcatttttttttttttttgctttttcaagGGAGAAAGTCTTCCCATGTTTTGCTTCACTCTAACTAATTCAGGTGACATGTACCTTCGAGGTGGTGATCTTCTCTACGTCAAGGGCGTAGTCGAGCACCTGGGTGGAGgtgaaatgctgcttaacaaaGTCCTTCAGAATCTGCACCCGCATGTCAGGGTTGTTGAtctgaaaacagagacagactgtGTTACGGCTTTGTCACTTGTTTCTTGTCATAAAAGCTCTCAACTGCAACTGTAaggtattcatttattttcattctaATCTAAAGAATACTTATTCAGAGGTAAGATCTTAACAACTGTCTACTGCAATCTAAAAATGTCACATCATTTATGGATCTTGATAGACAAATTGAGGTAGAGTGAAAAGCTGAGCGCTTCCTACTGATTTGACTCGGTGGCCGATGCCCATGATCAGCTTGCCATCCTTCTTCATCTTGTTGACAAACTCCATTGGCAGCATGCCGCTGTCAAACGCCTTACTGAACTGCTTTGCAGCTGCATCCAGAGCGCCTCCAAACCGGTCCCCCTGGAATTTATGAATAAATCACATTTCAGTACAGAaacaacagttttaaacacacacGGTCAAAGTGGGCAGTAAAAGAGAAGAGATTGGTGGAGATGTTTTCTGGTTAAAGATGGCGGCACAGTGTATGTGCGTAAGCGTAAGTACTGACGATGGTGAGCAGGCCGGAGGTGAGGCATGAGATAAGGTCCTTGCCAGCACGAGCACAGACGATGGTGTTGTGTGCACCGGAGACGGCGGGCCCGTGATCAGCAGTCACCATCAGGCACATCTCAATGAACTGGCAGGCATAGCGCGGCAACctagacagaaacacagcaccGCTTATTCcactgaaaatatatatttgtaataaAGTTAATCAGCCAACACGTCTTCTCGCTGTCGTCATACCAACCTGCGTTGGAACCAAAGCAAGCCCAGCACTCCTCCTAAACCCATCTCCTCTTTAAAGACCTCGGTGATGGGCATGCCAGCGTAGATGAGCTCCTGGCCTCGCTCGTCACAGATGCTCGTCATGAATGAGGCCGGCTTACGGATCAGACCCAACTCCTGGAGGAAATCCAGTGGAGAGTAAAACAGGTATAAGACGGGTTCTAACACACAGATGATAAACAGAGTGAAAATGTTTCTACAGAGTGAAGCAGAGATCAGTATCGGCTTATACGTCGGCTGATAAGTAGAAAGGTTGGAGGTAATACAAACAGTCAGAGGTGTGGACTAAAGTcacttggactcgagtcacaaatttgatgactttagatttgacaaaataaaaaaagacctaTAAACTCGACACCAGTGACTTGTGatttcacttggacttgagccttttgacttgaaaatacttgataccttaCATCAAGCCCAAAGAttcaaaggtaaaaaaaaaaaaggataaagtCCTAAAAAGTGTGGGCACAAAGACGATCAGCTGCCCGGTACCGGAGGTTAACTCCTACAGCGTAAGAGATGTTGAGTTCATTTACTTTTTGTGAGAtcttttattgatttgtttggtaAGAGGATTTACACATGGgggaaaaactgaactgaacaaactggatTTATATCtcgggacttgagtgcaaagacttgagacttacaaAACagtgacttggtcccacctctaaAAACAGTGGCGCCATTACATACTTTGTCCACCAGAGAACACTGTGTCCTGCTAAGTAAATACCTAGGTCTTAATTCTGTAATAAACAAACTGACCTTATctgaaatgtttgtttatgtcaTGTGTCAatgctaaaaataaatatatgccaATATAGATGGTTACTGGCcttaaaaatctattttctgTTGGCCGCTAGTTTGAATAATAGAAATAAACTCATATTTGCATGAAAGTCATAACCTAATTGTTCCTATGCctgcattaaagaggacctattgtgtttattttcaggtgaatatttgtattttgggtttctaatagaacatgtttacatgctttaatttaaaaaaaaaaaaacgcttaatttttctcataccggctgtgctgcagcacctcttatTCACTCTCtgactgaaacactctgtttgagctcctgccccaaaagcataataggtcctctttaattctTTAGTGGCTGAGACAGATGCTGTTGAGGTTTACTATGGAGTAATGATGAAGGTTCTTACCCGGGCCCAAGAGTAATCCATAGGCACTGTTGGGGGAGGCACCTCCTGGGCAGGAATGATGGTACCATTGGCCACCAGTTCATCATAAACGGTCCTGTTTCATCATATAGTCACAATATCAGTGAAACATCCTAAAAATAATTCAATGACAAACTCTGGTAAGACTGTGTGATGAATTTCTCACTTGATGACGTCCCCCAGCTCATCAAAGCTCTTTGGTACATAAGCGCCAGCGTCCCTCAGAGCCTGGTTCTTGGCTACTGCCGTCTCTGAATCCTGGTTGGCACAGGCCCCTGCATGGCCAAACTGAACCTGAAGATGGCAGTGACAGGTTGAGTTTTAAAATTCTGAATGGTAACCACAACAGCAACAAACCaaagcaagttttttttttttaacacagccAACAAACCTCTGAAGTGAACATGGTAGCGCAGGTTCCAATACACCAGGACACCACAGGCTTGGTTATCCTGCCTTCTCTGATGCCTTGGCAGATCTTGTACTCCTCTGTGCCTCCAATCTGGATTGTCGcatttcattaaaaacatatgaaataaattaaaaaacaacattacattgatgttaatttgaaaatataaacattcGTGGAGCTACTCTCACCTCTCCCAGCACTATTATCATCTTAACCCCTTCAGTGTCCTGGTAACGTAGAACGTGGTCCATGAAGGTGGAGCCTGGATATCtggacaaagagacagacaacaTATTTCTGTCAAACTAATAGTTTCACAGCAGGCTTAAACAGGACAACTGTCTCTCGCAAAATAAGTTCTTGTACCTGTCTCCTCCGATGGCAACACCTTCGTAGACGCCATCTGTGGTGCGGGAGACGATGTTGTTCAGCTCGTTGGACATGCCCCCTGAGCGTGACACATATGCCACGCTGCCAGGGCGATAAAGTTTGGACGCCAGGATGTTGTCCAGCATGCCACCTGTGTTGCCGATCTTAAAACAGCCGGGCTTGATGCCACCAACCTGGGGGACGAAAAAATAAAGGGTATCGAATTAACTTATGCGAGCCAGTTGAGATTGATGATTTTCTGCTTACAGACACTGATGATTAAACACATGTATACATTCTGTTGGTGAGATATGGCTGCATACCGTAGCGGGGCCGATGATAGTGACACCTTCTCATCAGCCATCTTGATTATCTTCCTTGTCTGAGCTTCAGGAATACCCTCAGCTATGATGGCGATAGTGTGGATCTGAAAACACAATCAGATAAGAGAGCTGACTTTCATGCCTGGCTGAATCTCACTGGTGTATGGGCTCATATGTAAACATCTAAAACGTCTTTCTACCTGTGGGAACTGCATGGCCTCCATAGTGCTGTCGAAGGCTGAGCGCAGTGAAGCAAAGCTAATAAGGACGTCCACCCCAGGGTGCTTCTTTGTGGCATCTGCCATGTTCTTATAGACCGGCACCAGGATCTCCTTGTGGCCCCAGTAAAACTTCTGCTTGTGATCCCCACTGGGAAACACAGAAGAGGAGATTCTACAGTCACCACTGATGTTACATATTTCCTGGCAAAGTTATTACAAAAAGTGTGAGTAggataataaaattaaattggTGAATTACTAATCTTGTCTTCAGATCTCTAGCAGCCGCGATGCTGGTAttattttcaccttgtgagtctgtggacaggctggtgtgatcccatcacaagatggTCTCTGTTTAGGTTTGGTTTcctactagggctgcaactaacaattatttttcattgttgattaatctttcggctattttctcgattaatcgattagttgtttagtctataaaatgtcagaaaatggtgaaaaatgacaatcagtgtttcccaaagtccaaggaGAACGTCCTGAagtgtcttattttgtccacaactcaaagatattcagtttactgtcatagaggagtaaagaaaccagaaatattcatatttaagaagctggaatcagagaattttttcgttaaaaaatgactcaaactgattatcgattatcaaaatagctggctgattaatttaatagttgacaactaatttattaatagttgcagctctaattccAACTCAAAGAAAGTCGAGCCGAGTTCAGGTTGCATGTTAGTGAATTGTCAGAACATGTAAACTCAAAGATAAAAATCTAAAAGAAATATGACTTAATAAAAGATGTGAAGACTTGACAAGTTAAgacaggaaatgaggataaaCATCACAACTACAAGTTAATACTTGCTCAAAACAGATGCATTATCCTCCATTGTATGGGGAAAATAGATGTTTCCGTAGTTATTTACGCCGTGAAAAATAGTCTGTGTAGTTTTCCTATTAATATTTGCATCATGGATCTGAATTgcaaaaaccacacacacattgacaagACAAAATCACATGATATCTGCAGTGAAACAGTATTTGGGATGATCTGTTGTAATACAGTAGAGATGTCTTTAAATCAGTGGAATATCAAGTCTTGTAATTCAACACATTTCAACTTGAGATCTCGGGGAACCTACGTGAAGGGGTAGACCATGGCTGCCACAGAGGGTTCGTCCCGGGAGCATACGTAGTCGAAGTCCATCATGCCTTGCACGGCACGTGTCTGCATGCCCCAGACTATAGCCTTGGTTTGTTTTCTGAAGAGTGTCGTGGCTTTTGCTGAAAGAACGAGAagtcagatagatagatagatagatagagagagagagagagagagagagagagagagagagagagagaggagagagagagagagagagagagagagagagagagagagagagagagagagagagagagagagagagagagagagagagagagagagagagagagagagagagagagagagagagagagagagagagagagagagagagagagagagagagagagagagagagagagagagagagagagagagagagagagagagagagagagagaggagagtgagagagtgagtcaAGTCAGAGCTgaaagcagaaataaaaatcACCACAGGCGAGAGACGGGGGGGTCAGGCTCAGGAAAATAGCAGGAATGGGAGGGTAACAAGCAGAGAGAACTCACTCTGAGGACAGATACAGGAGGTAGAGAAATTAACTCTTCACCACCGCAAACACCACTTCAAGAGGAAGGTCATGTTTGTCTTTGTTGATGCACTTTGCCTGCATTAGGCATATGGcagggttttgttttttttacagaggaATTGTAATTTGGGCACCACAAATCTGTTTTTAGCTGACAAAGGCTGCTGTTGCATTCAGAGagtctattattttgtccatctCCAGGTCACACACAGTTAAAAGGGATAATTTGGGGACTCACAATGTTAAAATTAGAAATGGCACCAGTGGTTGTGGTAGAAGATTTGGAATagtggacatacagtatattttagaTTAAAAACTCTTTCCATTCTCACATGATACTAACAACTTTAAGTTCTGCACAAGACCTGTGCAGTTTTTTTTGGCAACTTGGTTTGAACATCAAGGGGCCaatgtatttttacagtgttttttctGACCAtctaaatatgaataaaataaaaatagtgaTTGTACTtcattttttctctccattttttcCAGTCGCTGTGTGcttttactgtagaaacatcACCCGACTTGCCCATTACCAAGCAGGAATACCACACAAGCCTTGATTGTTGATGACAAAGCTGTTCCAGTTAACAAAGCAAAAAAGTATTCAGTTCAAAATGCAGAATGCCATCATGTTAGTGTACAATGTGGTTTGAAGCATTTGTTGTCAAGTTAAATCACCAGTCTTGCCACCCATTTGTATCAGTCCTCCCaagtctctcctctctgtccaagACTCACTGCCTTCTGTGGTTCTCTGATCTGATCCATCCAGCACTAACACTGCCTCTTTGTCAGAGGGCTGTAGAGTGAGGAGTAATGCTTTACAGGGTTTCTGCAGGGTTCACGAATTTAAATTTAAGAATTTAGACAGAGATTTCAATTTAATACCTGTGTGACGGCCAAATTATGAAACTATGATGGAAAACTAGTGCGATTCTTTAGACTTTTCAAGACCTGCAGATACCCTGGTTTTAGGATGAAGCTGGTCTCAAAAGAGAAAGCGGTAACAATTTATAATAaattatcatttataaatggtaaagtGATAATTCAAATTTAGTTAATACtcattttactgttaacaaaccatTCAATTTGAATTAATAATGTtcattaattattagtaatgctataatttctgttattttaacattttattgttgcacacataataaacttgtatatactatatatatatatatatatatatatatatatatatatatatgtatttgtatttgttaatgattatgaaattatttgtaaacctttaagaaattatttgtaaaacatATCTAATCATTACATATAGATAGACCAGATATttttaacactttgttaatggttaataattggtttgtaaatgatctataaacattttttggatggctattataatgttgcaactgatgattataataccttgttaaatggttaataaatactttgtaaatcATCTATTAACCTcgtttagatagatagatggaccacaaaccaagtattaactatctatgtaatgttaatagatgttttacaaatcatttcttaaaggtttgctaatcatttggtaattggtaatcattaatgaatatttaatataatatagaaaatGTTCTAATGTGTGCAAGAACaaactttaaataaatatttcattaatgtaatcagaatgtaattgttattgtctcctatcagctatgatacaatatatagtttatatattaagattacacaaactaatgataaaataacagaaattaagCATTTCATATTTAGTAAagattattaattatcatttcattgtttaacattaaaataactattaactaagtttaattaactatcaattcaccatttataaatgatggttattataaagtgttaccgggAAAGCAAATGTTGAAATGATGGATTTCTTCTGGCTGTGGTGGGTCACGGTTTTGTCTCGAGGTACCCCTACCATTTCATCCTAATAACAACACTTATATGTCGTACCAAGATGATTCACCAATGTCAATTTGAATTTAAATTTGTCGTAGAAGCATCTCCACCCGGAGACATTAAACAGCCCCCGTTAACGTGAGTACGCCACCATAAGAATGCGAAAAAGAAGGACAGACTGCGGAGAAACATCAGCGAACACACAAAAATGGGGAAGGCAGGGGGAAGTGTGGACAGAGGGCGGGAGGACAGGTTTTTCACACCCTTCCATACCTGCGCTGCAGCCTGAAGAGGCTTGCGCTTCTGTGACCCCACGGGGACGGGAAACACAAAATACGACAAAATGAGCacaaaagaaaagagacaaTAATGAGTGCATCTTCATTAAACAGAGTTCAGTGCATTCTGTGAACTGTTGGTCATCTCTCATAAAAAGCACACCAGAGGAAAGACCATGCAAAGTTCAACTTCTACAGAGCATGCCTTTACCATGAAAAGCAAAAAGGTATAGCCACGATCAAAATCTCATTTCCACATGGCATGTGCTGAACGCTCTAATACTACAATAAAACTAGccctacacaacaacacacagtcTAAAGATGACAAATCGTTTCTAAAAATCCTTTTGTTTATGAGTCTTAGCATtagaaaattaattaatttgaggATTGTGTACAATTCTTTCTACAGTTTTTACAATACAGATATCATATTGGTGTAGAATATAATGTCCCTACTGGACTACTGCGGCACGGAGGTGATGCAAGCATGTATGTAGGtgtcacacacaaagacacactccTCTCTAGATTAGGAGGGCGAGGggtaagaagaaaaaagaggcaGGGTGTGTGAGCAGCCGAGCGCACCGTGGGCATGGCACACCTATCGCTTACCTTTCCAATCGCCTGTGACCACATTCTTCAGAGGCCACAGTATAGAATGAAGAGAGTCTTAGAGAAAcgagcatgaaaaaaaagacgAGGGTGAGCGGACAGTTTGTGAAGCaaaacaagaggaggaggaggagggagaaatagaaagaaaattaaaatgcaGAATAGCAGCatttagggggggggggggggagaaataCAGGACGCAAAGATAAGTGAAATGAAAAAGCAGAAGTGTATGAGTATATATGGAGTCTTGCTGATAAGACGCAGCGGAGAGGTGAGTGCTAACTGTGTTGGTTACCTGCTGGAAGACCTCCTTTACACTTTTTGGCCGGGGTGACATCGTTGGGCGTCCTGGGTTCAGAGAATGAAGCTGTCCTTGTTGTAGCTGGAGTCTGGtacagaaaatagaaaaaaaaagtgttattcAAAAGCCTTACAGAAGCTTCCATTGAGAAATGATGCCACGTATGAGCTTATCACCAGGTCTATATAACCTTGACAggtatgcattttttaaaagaacCTTGAGGACCACagttaacaaataaaaagaaggCTAAAGAGCACACAGACTATATAAAGAAAATCATGTAAGGCTGTACAATAGAGTTACTCAAACAAGTTCCAA
The genomic region above belongs to Sebastes fasciatus isolate fSebFas1 chromosome 20, fSebFas1.pri, whole genome shotgun sequence and contains:
- the aclyb gene encoding LOW QUALITY PROTEIN: ATP-citrate synthase (The sequence of the model RefSeq protein was modified relative to this genomic sequence to represent the inferred CDS: inserted 1 base in 1 codon), coding for MSAKAISEQTGKEFLYKHICTSAAVQNRFRYANVTAETDWERLTQEHPWLLTERLVVKPDQLIKRRGKLGLVGINLDLQGVQEWLKARFMRETTVGKAKGVLKNFLIEPFVPHPQEDEFYVCIYATREGDHVLFHHEGGVDVGDVDDKAERLMVAVDEKLSEDQVTEQLLKHVPDDKKKVLASFIVGLFNLYEDLYFTYLEINPIVVTTEGVYVLDMAAKIDATADYICKAKWGDVEFPPPFGREAYPEEAYIADLDAKSGASLKLTLLNPRGRIWTMVAGGGASVVYSDTICDLGGVDELANYGEYSGAPSEQQTYDYAKTILSLMTREKHAQGKVLIIGGSIANFTNVAATFKGIVRAIKDYQGPLKEHEVTIFVRRGGPNYQEGLRVMGEVGKTTGIPIHVFGTETHMTAIVGMAMGHRPIPNQPPMDAHTANFLLNASNNAKTPATTRTASFSEPRTPNDVTPAKKCKGGLPADSLHSILWPLKNVVTGDWKEAQASSGCSAAKATTLFRKQTKAIVWGMQTRAVQGMMDFDYVCSRDEPSVAAMVYPFTGDHKQKFYWGHKEILVPVYKNMADATKKHPGVDVLISFASLRSAFDSTMEAMQFPQIHTIAIIAEGIPEAQTRKIIKMADEXGVTIIGPATVGGIKPGCFKIGNTGGMLDNILASKLYRPGSVAYVSRSGGMSNELNNIVSRTTDGVYEGVAIGGDRYPGSTFMDHVLRYQDTEGVKMIIVLGEIGGTEEYKICQGIREGRITKPVVSWCIGTCATMFTSEVQFGHAGACANQDSETAVAKNQALRDAGAYVPKSFDELGDVIKTVYDELVANGTIIPAQEVPPPTVPMDYSWARELGLIRKPASFMTSICDERGQELIYAGMPITEVFKEEMGLGGVLGLLWFQRRLPRYACQFIEMCLMVTADHGPAVSGAHNTIVCARAGKDLISCLTSGLLTIGDRFGGALDAAAKQFSKAFDSGMLPMEFVNKMKKDGKLIMGIGHRVKSINNPDMRVQILKDFVKQHFTSTQVLDYALDVEKITTSKKPNLILNVDGFIGVAFVDLLRTCGGFTRDEADEFVEIGALNGIFVLGRSMGFIGHYLDQKRLKQGLYRHPWDDISYVLPEHMSM